Within Diabrotica virgifera virgifera chromosome 7, PGI_DIABVI_V3a, the genomic segment TGACGATGAGTACTTaatactaagggccggttgttcgaacgctaatcaacaatgattattatcaaatatttaattactgtcaccaactgtcaatgtcaactttgtttgggttgctgaaaacataattgattacaattatgagactagtatatcaattaacataacaattattaacataatcgattaataaatctcataattattgtaattaattttgttttcagcaacccaaacaaagttgacattgacagttggtgacagtaattaaatatttgataatgatcattgttgattagcgttcgaacaaccggccctaaatctcGTTTTAAATGATGATAACGTTCAAAATCAaaatgtacagccggttcctaaaaaaactgatacgactcttagtaagatttcatcatgttgagcagtgtatttgattgatctgacattatatttattatgacagacaaataataaaatacacaaacaacaaacaactgattcatgaaaaaactaataagtattttagaaaaatttaaacgcaggatgaaagattacattattaccgagggcggaaagccccttagaataaacaagcagtttctattgaatgaaatatttgaaattaaatatcacacttttttttattttcagccctgtaacttattaaaataaatattatagaagttttcagggactttcagccctcggtaataatgtagtctttcattctgagtttaaatttttcaaaaatatttattagctttctcaggattcgaaaaaaaaatgaatacaattaaaatacattgggaattttgacatgcgtcacaattttgcattaactcaatgtaaaaatctaaactgttgaattccagcttccctaattatttgacatcaaaagacattagaaactatttgtagatgattcaaatctgtattgaaaacaactgttaaaattggtctacgtaattaaacatattccaaaattttgtaaaaatgtaatacatttcagttttcagcccaaactttcaggccacacacaatgcaataatgttcacatttttgaactgtcaatatttttattttatcatctattgtttaaaaacaatacagttgataagataccctcagttgcggagaaagtattaataataaagattaataataaagtctaataaccgtagaacagaataagctatctgacaaattttatttggcagtgacattgacagtatgtaaatattaagtatttatccttcaaaatacactgctcaattttctacaaaatacgcgtcaagagtcgtatcagttttttttggaaccaggtgtacatcCTGTCTTAGATACCTTAGAACCTGAACAAGCCAAACAGTATTTTCGGTTTGAAAAACAGGATATTCCAAGGCTTGTACAATTGTTAGGGATACCAGATATAATTGTAACAGAAACTGGCCATACCTGTACTGGTAAGTAATACTGAGAGGAACTAAAACTTTAAACTCAACCAAACCAAAACAGTCAACCAAAACCAAGccaagaaaacaaagacaaaacacctgttaacatacaaaataaaatttcataacacaacatatttatttattacatgAACATGACAGAACTGAAATGGCCGAGTCACTCCGAGTCCTGCCGAATTGGTGCGATTCGCTGCTAACGTTACCGTATTTTAAGCCCGCTATCCGACCTACCGTAACGGAGCACGTTAACGTTAAAATAATTTCCGTTATTCAATATTCATACTGCGCATGCTCCATTGCTAAAATAACGGTACCGTATTCTCCTCGAGTtctagagagttatcaagtaaccctaggagaatacggtaacgctattttactgtatactttaatgttatttataacgttaccatattctcatagagttacttgataactctcgacttgataactctctaatgacggagaagtaaacgttattattctattattcttgtaggtacattgattgaaattatgaaagaaatatatagaaaacagcatggcaacactgtgacgcacaaaaataaaaattcggtcacattcagctgtgcgtagggtgctttaatatccaagatgtccgacGTTTTAAATCTTACTCGAAGGTTGGCAACACTACATGTGCGAAGTTATCGTTTATTGTAACGTGCATGTCAATGTCAAGTGTCAAGTATAAATAAGTTAGGTTAATaagttaaaataataataataataataatataccacAATCCACAATTATTATGGATGTTTCCCAAGATACACATCGATTATTAATTTGTAACAATATTTTAACGTGCTTGTATTTGCCAGTAATAACATTAGCATTGAACTTCAGTGGAAACTTATACAATATtggaaaaaaagttacttatGTGGAATATGCCTTAGCATTAGcagaaattttgaaatatttaagattttattttGTTCACAAAAGTGTTAAAAGGAAATTATCAATAGGAAATATTATCAAGTCAATAATAACATGTGCCCTTATGCTAGTAATATTTTATGTGGGTGCTATACTGTTTGGGGCGCCTTTCTTGTCAGAACACTATGAAACCTTATTTTTTGCTACATTAATGACAGTGTTAACAACTATTCCGATTTGCTTACATTTAGATCATGACAATGTGTATAACTTGTTTTCATCCTTATTGGATTTTGATGGAAATAAGCTGCAAGAACATTTTCTGATAAATATTCGCTTCACTGTATTTGGAGCATGGTTAGGAGCAGTATTGATACCTTTAGACTGGAATAGACCATATCAGGATTGGCCCATTCCTTGCTGCTATGGAGCAGTGGCAGGCTGttttgtaggaaatttatatACAGTTGTACAGTACTATAATTATGGATACACTTATAAGAAAAAGGGAAAATTTGGACTTTAGGTGAGTGATTACTTTATGGAAAtaaatgtacagtggaaccccgataagttaGCCCCCAATgtcccggaagtccggctaacctggaccgattttcatcatacaaaacaaacattttttaagttatacttctttaggcacgagggtaaatttttacattccctggcacatgcgcacactgacagtatgttagtcgctacatctttatgtagcgcaaataaggtgtgcgtgaaaagaatatattattagtgtttttattcaattcaattcaattcagtTTATTGATGTCAATATACAGAGTATTTACATAAGTCAAAGTCTGTTAAAATGCATCATTGAAATACATTGGCAAGCTAACACTTAATAAGTAAaatctataaaattttatcaCCTAGTCTAAATACTTAACACAAAGTTAGAATATTAGCATAAAACACAAGAGCACACAGAACATTTAAGAGAGCTGTAGGACTATCACAACAGGGTAGCCCCGAGATATTCCTCCTGAGAATAGTAAGCACCCACCAAAAGAAgttctttgatttttattttgtatgtatcTAAGGGCAGTTCTCGAATTATTAGGGgtaatttattaaagaaatgtATAGCCAGACATGATGGGCCATCTCTGCACCTCTCCAGCCTACGAAACTTTGGGGCAAGGTTCCCTCTAAAGCGTGTGTTAATATTATGAATCTGTTCATGAGTCTGGAATTTATGCATATTGCATTTTACATATATAAGATTATCATATATATACTGGCAAGGTAATGTTAATATTTTCCAATCTATAAAAACTTGTCTGCAATCGGCTCTATATGGCAAGCCGGCGACAATGCGAATGGCCCTTCTCTGCAGTCTGAATACATCCTTCGCTCCTGCACTATGGCCCCATCCGAGAATAGCATAGGAGATATGTGAGTGACACATAGAAAAATATGCCTGCTTTAGTATGGAAGCGGAAACACAGGATGAAAGTCCACgaagcaaaaatgtatttgatgATAGCTTTGCCACTAAAGAGGTGGTATGAGCATCCCATATCAGACCAGGGTCCAGCAGAACACCAAGAAAT encodes:
- the LOC114336167 gene encoding phosphatidylinositol-glycan biosynthesis class F protein, with protein sequence MDVSQDTHRLLICNNILTCLYLPVITLALNFSGNLYNIGKKVTYVEYALALAEILKYLRFYFVHKSVKRKLSIGNIIKSIITCALMLVIFYVGAILFGAPFLSEHYETLFFATLMTVLTTIPICLHLDHDNVYNLFSSLLDFDGNKLQEHFLINIRFTVFGAWLGAVLIPLDWNRPYQDWPIPCCYGAVAGCFVGNLYTVVQYYNYGYTYKKKGKFGL